In Macrobrachium nipponense isolate FS-2020 chromosome 30, ASM1510439v2, whole genome shotgun sequence, a genomic segment contains:
- the LOC135202456 gene encoding LOW QUALITY PROTEIN: uncharacterized protein LOC135202456 (The sequence of the model RefSeq protein was modified relative to this genomic sequence to represent the inferred CDS: deleted 1 base in 1 codon): protein MKEIPLSTCERESVISAISRGVRHDNRAFLEVRHIKVSFGKDYGSCTVTLGQTRVLAQVTCEVVEPRPSRPNEGKISIAVHLSPMAAPHFEAGRGIDLVDELQQVLDRNIKESRCLDVESLCIMAEESVWQFRVDVTVLNHAGNLGDACNIAAVAALRHFNRPDVSVEEDGRVTVHTLEEREPIPTYMKKVPVCLTYAFFVIDGRTHMLLDPSEKEERVMSGKLVVGLNPHGEITSLVFPGRVLLDRKDIMMCIKNAFQIAKGFAEMVQRLVDEDLEKRKALVKADGYTKNLSSDITYSRHLAKEKIRTENRFKFEVPNESDEEVSSSVGGPDEEIKMEEEDRDEDENEDANESGGDSDILSRIQSIRQFTLGESSTSKPMETDSGSEEEDVKDKLTGDDLL from the exons atgaaggaaatcccTTTGAGTACTTGCGAACGGGAGTCTGTCATATCAGCAATATCTCGAGGGGTTAGGCATGACAACCGGGCATTCCTAGAAGTTCGTCATATAAAAGTCAGCTTTGGCAAAGACTATGGCAGTTGTACAGTAACTCTTGGCCAGACA AGAGTTTTAGCTCAG GTAACATGTGAGGTCGTTGAACCTAGGCCATCTCGTCCTAATGAAGGGAAAATTTCAATAGCTGTTCACCTATCTCCGATGGCAGCTCCACATTTTGAAGCAGGAAGGGGTATTGACCTTGTGGATGAATTACAGCAAGTTCTTGACAGGAATATTAAAGAGTCAAGATGTCTTGATGTGGAGTCCCTGTGTATCATGGCAGAAGAAAGTGTTTGGCAGTTTCGTGTTGATGTTACT GTATTGAATCATGCTGGAAATCTTGGAGATGCATGCAATATCGCTGCTGTAGCAGCCTTAAGACATTTCAATCGTCCAGATGTGTCAGTTGAAGAAGACGGTCGTGTTACAGTACACACCTTAGAGGAAAGAGAACCAATACCAACATATATGAAGAAAGTTCCAGTTTGTCTCACCTATGCATTTTTTGTTATTGATGGTAGAACACACATGCTTTTGGACCCTTcggaaaaagaagaaagg GTCATGTCAGGAAAGCTGGTTGTTGGTCTTAATCCCCATGGTGAAATTACATCCTTGGTTTTCCCTGGACGTGTATTATTAGACCGGAAGGACATCATGATGTGCATAAAAAATGCATTCCAAATAGCCAAAGGTTTTGCAGAAATGGTTCAGAGATTGGTAGATGAGGACTTGGAAAAAAGAAAAGCTTTAGTTAAAGCTGATGGCTACACCAAAAATTTATCCTCAGATATAACTTACTCAAGACATTTGGCTAAGGAGAAGATTCGCACTGAAAATAGATTTAAATTTGAAGTTCCAAATGAATCAGATGAGGAGGTAAGCAGTTCAGTTGGTGGTCcagatgaagaaataaaaatggaggaggaagacAGAGATGAAGACGAAAATGAAGATGCCAATGAATCAGGTGGAGATAGTGATATATTGTCACGTATCCAGAGCATTAGACAGTTTACCCTTGGGGAATCAAGTACAAGTAAACCCATGGAAACTGATAGTGGAAGTGAAGAAGAGGATGTAAAAGACAAGTTAACAGGTGATGATCTTTTGTAG